One window from the genome of Myxococcus fulvus encodes:
- a CDS encoding SdpI family protein, with the protein MRISRSNAVSLGLVIVSFALAAVFYERLPDSIPTHWNAKGVADGYTAKPWGPFMQPLVMAGVYLVMLVLPRISPRGFRMERFQSVYEFLMAMLLAFLFLVNGLVLLAGLGVDVPMARALHAGTGLFFMTLGNFMGKVTKNFFFGIRTPWTLANDEVWLRTHRLGGKLFVLAGLALVVTGLMGYGPDFVMVLVGVVVVIPVIYSYVISRRLEGGSTNGEGSRRSL; encoded by the coding sequence ATGCGAATCAGTCGCTCGAACGCAGTGAGTCTGGGGCTCGTCATCGTGTCGTTCGCGCTGGCGGCGGTGTTCTACGAGCGGCTGCCGGACTCCATCCCCACGCACTGGAACGCGAAGGGCGTGGCGGATGGCTACACGGCGAAGCCCTGGGGGCCCTTCATGCAGCCGCTGGTGATGGCGGGCGTGTACCTGGTGATGCTCGTGCTCCCCCGCATCTCGCCCCGGGGCTTTCGGATGGAGCGGTTCCAGTCGGTCTACGAGTTCCTCATGGCGATGCTGCTCGCGTTCCTGTTCCTGGTGAACGGGCTGGTGCTGCTCGCGGGGCTGGGCGTGGACGTGCCCATGGCGCGGGCGCTCCACGCGGGGACGGGCCTGTTCTTCATGACGCTGGGCAACTTCATGGGGAAGGTCACCAAGAACTTCTTCTTCGGCATCCGCACGCCCTGGACGCTCGCGAACGACGAGGTCTGGCTGCGCACGCATCGGTTGGGCGGAAAGCTCTTCGTGCTCGCGGGCCTCGCGCTCGTCGTCACGGGGTTGATGGGGTACGGGCCTGACTTCGTGATGGTGCTGGTGGGCGTGGTGGTCGTGATTCCAGTCATCTACTCGTATGTCATCTCCCGCCGTCTCGAGGGCGGGTCGACGAATGGCGAAGGCTCTCGGCGGTCTTTGTGA
- a CDS encoding alpha/beta hydrolase family protein, with protein sequence MRRALRGSILTACVVLGGCASSSSSKAPEVAAAFRSEEVSVGKAPWVLKGTLTVPAGTGPFPGVILVHGSGPHDRDETAGPNKPFKDLAEGLSSRGIAVLRYDKRTKVYAQQSAAGISMDDEVVVDAVAAVETLKARADIDPKGIFVVGHSLGALLAPEIAVRAAPVAGAVLLAPPGRAPWDIILAQLRYLEQPPELIASIEKDVELLKAGTLGDKKLLGAPAAYWRDWASRDGVAMATKLARPPLILRGERDYQVTEEDVAVWKKGLPRAEVVTIPGANHLFIQGTGKPNPAEYQTPGHVDARVIDTLSAFIRTSSR encoded by the coding sequence ATGCGTCGCGCTCTTCGAGGTTCGATTCTCACGGCCTGTGTGGTGCTCGGTGGTTGCGCGAGCTCGTCGTCGTCAAAGGCTCCCGAGGTGGCCGCGGCCTTCCGGAGCGAGGAGGTGTCGGTGGGGAAGGCGCCCTGGGTGCTGAAGGGGACGCTGACGGTGCCCGCGGGCACGGGGCCCTTCCCAGGCGTCATCCTGGTCCATGGCTCCGGTCCCCATGACAGGGATGAGACGGCGGGGCCCAACAAGCCGTTCAAGGACCTGGCCGAGGGGCTCTCCTCGCGAGGCATCGCGGTCCTGCGCTACGACAAGCGGACGAAGGTGTACGCGCAGCAGTCTGCGGCGGGCATCTCGATGGATGACGAGGTCGTCGTCGACGCCGTCGCCGCCGTGGAGACCCTCAAGGCCCGCGCGGACATCGACCCGAAGGGTATCTTCGTGGTGGGGCACAGCCTGGGGGCGCTGCTGGCGCCGGAGATCGCCGTCCGCGCGGCCCCCGTCGCGGGCGCCGTCCTGCTGGCGCCTCCGGGGCGCGCGCCGTGGGACATCATCCTCGCGCAGCTGCGCTACCTCGAGCAGCCCCCGGAGCTCATCGCCAGCATCGAGAAGGACGTGGAGCTGCTGAAGGCGGGGACGCTTGGTGACAAGAAGCTCCTGGGTGCCCCCGCCGCGTACTGGCGGGACTGGGCGTCGCGGGACGGCGTCGCGATGGCGACGAAGCTCGCGCGGCCTCCGCTCATCCTGCGCGGTGAGCGCGACTACCAGGTCACCGAGGAGGACGTGGCGGTGTGGAAGAAGGGGCTGCCCCGGGCCGAGGTGGTGACGATTCCAGGGGCCAACCACCTGTTCATCCAGGGCACCGGAAAGCCCAATCCCGCCGAATATCAGACGCCAGGGCATGTGGACGCGCGAGTCATCGACACGCTCTCGGCGTTCATCCGGACGTCGTCGAGGTGA
- a CDS encoding NAD(P)H-dependent oxidoreductase gives MNVLLVYAHPEPRSLNGALKDLAVSHLTGLGHTVRVSDLYAMNWKATADAGDFLSHPEGERLAYARASKAAFAGGTQREDVVAEQEKLLWAQAVIFQFPLWWFSMPAILKGWVDRVFAYGFAYGVGVHGGERWGDRYGEGTLSGRRAMLSVTIGGRAPHYTERGVNGALDDLLFPIQHGVIYYPGMEALPPFSLYMSDRLTPEEWPSVEEAYKTRLDGLFTDTPIPFRRQNGGHYDTQQVLKPGLGLGAGGTRIHLLQPGEPEQHRLTSTTSG, from the coding sequence ATGAACGTCCTGCTCGTCTACGCGCACCCCGAGCCCCGCTCGCTCAATGGCGCGCTGAAGGACCTGGCGGTGAGCCACCTCACCGGGCTCGGGCACACGGTGCGCGTCTCCGACCTGTACGCCATGAACTGGAAGGCCACCGCCGACGCGGGCGACTTCCTGTCGCACCCCGAGGGGGAGCGGCTCGCCTATGCGCGGGCCTCGAAGGCCGCGTTCGCGGGCGGCACGCAGCGCGAGGACGTGGTGGCCGAGCAGGAGAAGCTGCTCTGGGCCCAGGCCGTCATCTTCCAGTTCCCGCTGTGGTGGTTCTCGATGCCGGCCATCCTGAAGGGCTGGGTCGACCGGGTCTTCGCCTACGGGTTCGCGTATGGCGTGGGTGTCCACGGCGGAGAGCGCTGGGGAGACCGCTACGGCGAGGGCACCCTCTCGGGCCGACGCGCGATGCTCTCCGTCACGATTGGAGGAAGGGCGCCGCACTACACGGAGCGCGGTGTGAATGGCGCGCTCGACGACCTGCTCTTCCCCATCCAGCACGGCGTCATCTACTACCCCGGGATGGAGGCGCTCCCGCCGTTCAGCCTCTACATGTCGGACCGCCTCACGCCCGAGGAATGGCCGTCCGTGGAGGAGGCCTACAAGACTCGGCTGGACGGCTTGTTCACGGATACGCCCATTCCGTTCCGCAGGCAGAACGGCGGGCACTACGACACCCAGCAGGTGTTGAAGCCCGGCCTCGGGCTCGGCGCGGGGGGCACGCGCATCCACCTGCTCCAGCCGGGTGAGCCGGAGCAGCACCGACTCACCTCGACGACGTCCGGATGA
- a CDS encoding zinc-dependent alcohol dehydrogenase family protein, with protein sequence MKTWELQPRPGFDALTRAERPSQSVGSHEVKVRVRAVSLNYRDLLITRGAEKNLSSPRVPVSDGAGEVLEVGSAVTRWKVGDRVMANFFPHWVDGELSDAHHASALGGSLADGMLREEVVLPEHAWVRIPKGYSFEEAATLPCAGLTAWQALFEVTSLRPGETVLLQGSGGVSVFALQLAKAAGARVLMTSSSADKAARLRELGAEEVIDYRAEAKWGERAKALTGGRGVDLVVDVGGQATFDQSSAALRYGGSMSMLGVLTGARGEVNLGAVFQRRQTVHGVYVGSVSMFERFVAALEHNRIKPVIDRVFSFEDARAAWEHLASAQHLGKVVVSLP encoded by the coding sequence ATGAAGACATGGGAACTGCAGCCGAGGCCGGGGTTCGATGCACTCACGCGGGCCGAGCGTCCGTCTCAGAGCGTGGGCTCGCACGAGGTGAAGGTCCGCGTCAGGGCGGTGTCGCTCAACTATCGCGACCTGCTCATCACCCGAGGGGCGGAGAAGAACCTCTCCTCGCCTCGCGTGCCCGTCTCCGACGGCGCCGGCGAGGTGCTGGAGGTGGGCTCGGCCGTCACCCGCTGGAAGGTGGGCGACCGGGTGATGGCCAACTTCTTCCCCCACTGGGTGGACGGTGAGCTGAGCGACGCGCACCACGCCAGCGCGCTCGGCGGCTCGCTCGCCGACGGCATGCTGCGAGAGGAGGTGGTGCTCCCCGAGCACGCCTGGGTGCGCATCCCGAAGGGGTACTCGTTCGAGGAGGCGGCCACCCTCCCCTGCGCCGGGCTCACCGCGTGGCAGGCGCTGTTCGAGGTCACCTCGCTCAGGCCCGGTGAGACGGTGCTGCTCCAGGGCTCGGGCGGCGTCTCCGTGTTCGCGCTGCAGTTGGCGAAGGCCGCGGGCGCGCGGGTGCTGATGACGTCGAGCAGCGCGGACAAGGCGGCGCGGCTGCGCGAGCTGGGCGCGGAGGAGGTCATCGACTACCGCGCGGAGGCGAAGTGGGGCGAGCGGGCGAAGGCGCTGACGGGAGGCCGGGGCGTGGACCTGGTGGTCGACGTGGGCGGCCAGGCCACCTTCGACCAGTCCTCCGCGGCGCTGCGCTACGGGGGCTCCATGAGCATGCTCGGCGTGCTCACCGGAGCCCGGGGCGAGGTCAACCTGGGCGCGGTGTTCCAGCGGCGACAGACGGTGCACGGCGTCTACGTGGGCTCGGTCTCCATGTTCGAGCGCTTCGTCGCGGCCCTGGAGCACAACCGCATCAAGCCCGTCATCGACCGCGTGTTCTCTTTCGAGGACGCCCGCGCCGCCTGGGAGCACCTGGCCAGCGCGCAGCACCTGGGCAAGGTCGTGGTGAGCCTCCCATGA
- a CDS encoding winged helix-turn-helix transcriptional regulator: MARKRDDDSKTNCAVEAALGVIGGRWKGVVLYWLLKGTHRFGELRKRLPNCSQRMLTLQLRELEEDGLVKRTVYPEVPPRVEYELTPFGRSLEPVLLGLRDWGDRYKRRLQRAA, translated from the coding sequence ATGGCTCGCAAGCGCGACGATGACTCGAAGACGAACTGCGCGGTGGAGGCCGCCCTCGGCGTCATCGGTGGGCGCTGGAAGGGCGTGGTGCTGTACTGGTTGCTCAAGGGTACGCATCGCTTCGGGGAGCTGCGCAAGCGGCTGCCGAACTGCAGCCAGCGCATGCTCACGCTCCAGCTGCGCGAGCTGGAGGAGGACGGGCTCGTCAAGCGCACCGTCTACCCGGAGGTGCCGCCCCGCGTGGAGTACGAGCTCACCCCGTTCGGCCGCTCGCTGGAGCCGGTGCTCCTGGGGCTGCGCGATTGGGGAGACCGGTACAAGCGCCGCTTGCAGCGCGCGGCGTGA
- a CDS encoding TolC family protein, which translates to MFIPALVSSLLLTQAPAVPTTPTRAPTAQAAPAPSDAPVRPPSTEDTSASDAAQRPALPLLSLTEALELAEKQSPSLDAARARLQQSRELGNKAWSGYLPSITASGSYTRFPMELSFTLPGAPGPIPLQKQNQLAGQLNAQQAVLVPTLWPAIKNAYLGERAAELTAENTRRETLFAVAQAYLGAASLREAMAVQEQLLEVRRGFERDAKNRFEVGDVERLALLRATLDRKEAEQEVVRSRNAYANAKSALAALLGRPVDFDVAPPQATAVAVPAEAKDAASAEKTALERRPDVAAARINVDVAKGGRKQVLAEYLPSLHATGAYSATNTAGLTGQTTTWTAGLALSWNLFDGGLREANLRESSGKIAEANADLRGAEEQIRDQVRKARSELETAEVNLATAEERVKLAVESARLAKESFDAGASTYLQVTDVNATLAGAQLSSVAEALNVQLSRLALARAMGLFDPTGHSLAKP; encoded by the coding sequence ATGTTCATCCCAGCGCTCGTCTCCAGCCTCCTCTTGACCCAGGCCCCCGCCGTCCCCACCACGCCCACGCGTGCACCGACGGCCCAGGCGGCGCCCGCCCCGAGCGACGCGCCGGTGCGTCCGCCCTCCACGGAGGACACCAGCGCCTCCGACGCGGCCCAGCGGCCCGCGCTGCCCCTGCTCTCCCTCACCGAGGCGCTCGAGCTGGCGGAGAAGCAGAGCCCCAGCCTCGACGCGGCCCGCGCGCGGCTCCAGCAGTCCCGGGAGCTGGGCAACAAGGCCTGGTCCGGATACCTGCCGAGCATCACCGCGAGCGGCTCGTACACCCGCTTCCCCATGGAGCTGAGCTTCACGCTCCCCGGCGCCCCGGGCCCCATCCCGCTCCAGAAGCAGAACCAGCTCGCGGGCCAGCTCAACGCGCAGCAGGCGGTGCTCGTGCCCACGCTGTGGCCCGCCATCAAGAACGCCTACCTGGGCGAGCGCGCCGCGGAGCTGACGGCGGAGAACACCCGCCGCGAGACGCTGTTCGCCGTCGCCCAGGCCTACCTGGGCGCCGCGAGCCTGCGCGAGGCGATGGCCGTGCAGGAGCAGCTCCTGGAGGTCCGCCGGGGCTTCGAGCGCGACGCGAAGAACCGCTTCGAGGTGGGGGACGTGGAGCGGCTGGCGCTGCTGCGCGCGACGCTGGACCGCAAGGAGGCCGAGCAGGAGGTGGTGCGAAGCCGCAACGCCTACGCCAACGCGAAGAGCGCGCTGGCCGCGCTGCTCGGGCGCCCCGTGGACTTCGACGTCGCGCCGCCCCAGGCGACCGCCGTCGCGGTGCCCGCCGAGGCGAAGGACGCGGCCTCGGCGGAGAAGACGGCGCTGGAGCGCCGGCCGGATGTCGCCGCCGCGCGCATCAACGTGGACGTGGCCAAGGGGGGCCGCAAGCAGGTCCTCGCCGAGTACCTCCCCAGCCTGCACGCCACGGGCGCCTACTCGGCGACGAACACGGCGGGCCTCACGGGACAGACGACCACGTGGACCGCGGGGCTGGCCCTGTCCTGGAACCTGTTCGACGGCGGGCTGCGCGAGGCCAACCTGCGCGAGTCCTCGGGCAAGATCGCTGAAGCCAACGCCGACCTGCGGGGCGCGGAGGAGCAGATTCGCGACCAGGTGCGCAAGGCGCGCAGCGAGCTGGAGACGGCCGAGGTCAACCTCGCCACGGCCGAGGAGCGGGTGAAGCTGGCCGTGGAGAGCGCGCGGCTGGCGAAGGAGAGCTTCGATGCCGGGGCCTCGACGTACCTCCAGGTGACGGACGTCAACGCGACGCTCGCCGGCGCGCAGCTCTCCTCCGTGGCCGAGGCGCTCAACGTGCAGCTGTCACGACTGGCCCTCGCGCGGGCGATGGGCCTGTTCGACCCCACCGGCCACTCGCTGGCGAAGCCGTAG